A part of Desulfofundulus salinus genomic DNA contains:
- a CDS encoding methyl-accepting chemotaxis protein, which translates to MVEKDAIGQLIGSFEQMRRNLAHLIGEVAEEARKASELAEQLSSATDQISQGATETASAAVQISASVEEVAGRAETVARTAGRAASLAEDGGRKMDEVSRQIRTMHDTTRQAVERVERFARMSEQIGEILGIISSIADQTNLLALNAAIEAARAGEHGRGFAVVAEEVRKLAERSASSAEEIGNLVSAIREEISEVTALMEGSAREADRGLAVVEEAGTAFKEILSAVQEVDSQVADVATASRQVSEAVQNIAASTEEQSALLQETASSIATLSSMAEKLKAMAARFTV; encoded by the coding sequence ATGGTGGAAAAAGACGCAATTGGCCAACTAATCGGTTCGTTTGAACAAATGCGCCGAAACTTGGCCCACCTGATCGGCGAAGTTGCGGAAGAGGCCAGGAAGGCATCGGAGCTGGCCGAGCAGCTTTCCAGCGCCACGGATCAGATCTCCCAGGGGGCTACAGAAACGGCCAGCGCGGCGGTTCAGATTTCCGCCAGCGTGGAGGAAGTGGCCGGGCGGGCGGAAACGGTGGCCCGAACGGCCGGCCGGGCCGCTTCCCTGGCCGAAGACGGCGGCCGGAAGATGGATGAGGTTAGCCGCCAGATCCGTACCATGCATGATACCACACGCCAGGCGGTGGAACGGGTGGAGCGTTTTGCCCGGATGTCCGAGCAGATCGGGGAAATACTGGGCATTATCAGCAGCATTGCCGACCAGACCAACCTGCTGGCGTTGAACGCGGCCATTGAAGCCGCCCGGGCCGGGGAACACGGCCGGGGCTTTGCCGTGGTGGCCGAAGAGGTGCGCAAGCTGGCGGAGAGATCGGCCTCTTCAGCCGAGGAAATAGGCAACCTGGTGTCAGCCATCCGGGAAGAGATCAGCGAGGTCACTGCCCTGATGGAAGGATCGGCCCGGGAGGCGGACCGGGGCCTGGCGGTGGTTGAGGAGGCCGGCACCGCCTTTAAGGAAATTTTAAGTGCGGTGCAGGAAGTGGATTCCCAGGTGGCCGATGTAGCGACGGCTTCCCGGCAGGTGTCGGAGGCGGTACAAAATATCGCCGCCTCCACCGAAGAGCAAAGCGCCCTGCTGCAGGAAACCGCCAGCAGCATTGCCACCCTTTCCAGCATGGCCGAGAAGTTAAAGGCTATG